The Carnobacterium sp. 17-4 genome has a window encoding:
- the phnC gene encoding phosphonate ABC transporter ATP-binding protein — protein sequence MIEFIDVNKTYPNGVTALSNVNLKIEQGEFVAIIGLSGAGKSTLIRCVNRMHDINSGKLMVNGIDVSALKGKEIRQYRRRVGMIFQSFNLVTRTTVLNNVLMSSVPELPFWRKVLGIFPKETKLTALTALDKVGILDKAFMRVDQLSGGQQQRVALARTLAQSPEIILADEPVASLDPVTAKQVMDDFKKINKDTHMSILLNIHHVELALDYADRVIGIRKGQVVYDGKASDVTQPILDLIYGHVQVQDELSVNPTLQPQS from the coding sequence GTGATAGAATTTATTGATGTAAACAAAACATATCCAAATGGCGTGACCGCATTGAGCAACGTAAACTTAAAAATTGAACAAGGAGAATTTGTAGCGATTATCGGGCTATCTGGTGCTGGAAAATCTACGCTTATTCGTTGTGTCAACCGCATGCATGATATTAATAGCGGCAAATTAATGGTTAATGGTATCGATGTTAGTGCCTTAAAAGGCAAAGAGATTCGACAATACCGCAGAAGAGTGGGCATGATTTTTCAATCCTTTAATTTAGTTACACGAACAACGGTTTTAAATAACGTCTTAATGTCTTCTGTTCCTGAACTGCCTTTTTGGAGAAAAGTATTGGGTATTTTCCCTAAAGAAACTAAGCTTACTGCTTTAACCGCTTTAGATAAAGTTGGAATTTTAGATAAAGCTTTCATGCGTGTAGACCAACTTTCTGGCGGACAACAACAACGTGTTGCTTTAGCACGAACACTTGCTCAATCACCAGAAATCATTTTAGCAGATGAACCTGTTGCTTCATTAGACCCCGTAACCGCTAAACAAGTGATGGATGATTTCAAAAAAATCAATAAAGATACCCACATGTCGATCCTTTTAAATATTCATCATGTAGAGTTGGCTTTAGATTATGCGGATCGCGTAATCGGCATTCGTAAAGGACAAGTTGTCTATGATGGTAAAGCAAGCGACGTTACTCAGCCTATTTTAGATCTTATTTACGGACATGTTCAAGTTCAAGATGAACTAAGTGTAAACCCAACTTTACAACCACAATCTTAG
- the phnE gene encoding phosphonate ABC transporter, permease protein PhnE, producing MMIYDKLFPPKKIMLANNKIVEEKRTKTPFILVLIAIGFVISVNVTGFSFATLLNRWQEFFVILNDMIPPNIDYLPNIWKPLLDTIKMSLVGSFLGSLVAIVFALLASSNIIKSKITAGLFKFILSVLRTLPTLVTALIATFVFGLGTMAGTIAIFLFTLSYIGKLLYEQIENIDMGSFEALESMGLTKLQSFRYAIIPEILPTYLSTSLFCFEGNVRYASILGYVGAGGLGLLLNERLGWRDYSSVGMILVVLAVTVFIIERISEHFRKKLQ from the coding sequence ATGATGATTTATGACAAGTTATTTCCACCTAAAAAAATTATGTTGGCCAACAATAAAATAGTTGAAGAAAAAAGAACCAAAACACCTTTTATTCTCGTTTTAATCGCAATCGGTTTTGTCATCTCTGTAAATGTAACGGGGTTCAGCTTCGCTACTCTTCTAAATCGTTGGCAAGAATTTTTTGTCATTTTAAATGATATGATTCCACCAAATATCGATTACTTGCCGAACATTTGGAAACCTTTGTTAGATACTATTAAAATGTCTTTAGTCGGTTCCTTTCTTGGCTCGTTAGTCGCTATTGTTTTCGCACTATTGGCTTCTTCAAATATTATCAAAAGTAAGATCACAGCCGGTCTTTTCAAATTTATTCTCAGCGTTCTGAGAACTTTACCTACTTTAGTTACCGCATTGATTGCTACTTTTGTTTTTGGGTTAGGTACGATGGCTGGAACGATTGCAATTTTTTTGTTCACTTTATCCTATATTGGAAAACTTCTATACGAACAAATCGAAAATATCGATATGGGTTCATTTGAAGCATTAGAATCTATGGGGTTAACCAAACTACAATCTTTTCGATACGCAATCATTCCAGAAATTTTACCGACTTATCTATCCACGTCTTTATTTTGTTTTGAAGGAAATGTCCGCTACGCTTCTATATTAGGGTATGTCGGTGCCGGAGGTCTTGGGCTGCTTTTAAACGAAAGACTAGGTTGGCGTGATTATTCCAGCGTTGGCATGATTTTAGTTGTTTTGGCTGTAACGGTCTTTATTATTGAACGCATCAGTGAACATTTTAGAAAGAAATTACAATGA
- the phnE gene encoding phosphonate ABC transporter, permease protein PhnE, which produces MSEMIETQFEQEPKKGLYLMSIIAILLIAFTWSVSSIEVLSLNDSGLTIASNIFKGLLNPDLNLLFGFTTSGVLYLLFETICIAFLGTIFGAILAIPIAFLMAPSVVPAPLAYLVRLVVIAIRTVPALVYGLMFIRVTGPGPFAGVLTMSITSIGMVSKLYVDIIEDLDTSILESLTSMGCTTFEKIRFGIIPQLFSNFLSVTIYRFDMNLRDATILGLVGAGGVGAPLIFAMNSYRWNEVGSILIGLIVLILLVEFFSNKMRANLVKG; this is translated from the coding sequence ATGTCGGAAATGATCGAAACTCAATTTGAACAAGAACCTAAAAAAGGCTTATACTTAATGAGTATAATCGCCATTTTGTTAATTGCTTTCACTTGGTCTGTTTCTTCTATTGAAGTACTAAGCCTGAACGATAGTGGATTGACAATCGCATCAAATATTTTCAAAGGTCTTTTAAATCCAGATTTAAACTTATTATTCGGATTTACCACTAGTGGTGTCCTTTATCTTTTATTCGAAACAATCTGTATTGCCTTTTTAGGAACCATTTTTGGAGCTATTTTAGCCATACCGATTGCTTTCTTAATGGCTCCTAGCGTCGTGCCTGCTCCACTAGCTTATCTGGTTCGCTTAGTCGTTATCGCCATCCGAACTGTTCCTGCTTTAGTATATGGCTTGATGTTTATCCGCGTTACTGGTCCAGGTCCATTTGCCGGAGTATTGACGATGTCTATCACTTCGATTGGGATGGTTTCAAAATTATATGTAGATATTATTGAAGACTTAGATACCAGTATTTTGGAATCATTGACTTCAATGGGATGTACAACTTTTGAAAAGATTCGCTTTGGGATCATTCCCCAGCTTTTTTCAAACTTTTTATCGGTTACGATCTACCGCTTTGATATGAACTTACGAGACGCTACGATACTAGGACTGGTTGGTGCTGGTGGTGTAGGTGCTCCATTGATATTCGCAATGAATTCTTACCGCTGGAATGAAGTAGGATCTATACTGATTGGATTGATCGTCTTGATTTTACTAGTGGAGTTCTTCTCCAACAAGATGAGAGCAAACCTCGTCAAAGGTTAA
- a CDS encoding bifunctional metallophosphatase/5'-nucleotidase: protein MKLTILSTSDIHGYIYPTDYKQRDQDLPFGLLKINSIIKEIRAKETDLVLVIDNGDFLQGSPLTYYTAKQTKHPARYTSILNDIGFDAGVLGNHEFNYGKEYLADAIATLDHPILCANILNDKGQPAFGKPYELFTFNDLTVAVLGLTTQYIPNWEQPASITGLSFQSAVTCAQEYIPKLQELADIVIVSYHGGFEKDLTTGEPTEALTGENEGFELLKRIPGIDVLLTGHQHREIAAVNSSVAIVQPGDKGHNIGKVSLTIEKEDGKSAILSKKAELISAKNTITSSNMAEKYNGFQNEIEDWLDQKIGDIEGDMWIKDPFQVRLTGHPYIDFIHKVQMEATGTTISGTALFTNDSKGFGPTVTMRDIVTNYIYPNTLAVVEVTGNDLKRALEKSASYFSPSANGQLEVSPAFLYPKAQQYNYDMYAGIDYTIDVSLPIGSRIRHLSYNGKLIQEDDRLEIVINQYRAVGGGNYDMFSADKIIREVTVDMTELIAEYFNKYSPIQPSTFANFQVIQSKTTLLTH, encoded by the coding sequence ATGAAATTAACTATTCTATCCACAAGCGATATCCATGGGTATATTTACCCAACCGATTACAAACAAAGAGATCAAGATTTGCCATTCGGATTATTGAAAATCAACTCGATCATCAAAGAAATAAGAGCCAAAGAAACGGATCTTGTATTGGTGATAGATAATGGGGATTTCTTACAAGGCTCCCCTTTAACTTACTACACGGCCAAACAAACAAAACATCCTGCACGTTATACATCGATTCTTAATGACATCGGATTTGATGCAGGAGTATTAGGCAATCATGAATTTAATTATGGAAAAGAATACTTGGCTGATGCTATAGCGACACTTGATCACCCTATTTTATGTGCCAATATTTTAAACGATAAAGGTCAGCCGGCATTTGGTAAACCTTATGAATTATTCACGTTTAACGACTTAACTGTAGCTGTACTTGGACTGACAACTCAATACATTCCAAATTGGGAACAACCTGCGTCTATTACTGGATTATCATTTCAGTCAGCCGTTACATGTGCCCAAGAATACATCCCAAAATTACAAGAATTGGCAGATATTGTCATTGTTAGTTATCATGGTGGTTTTGAAAAAGACTTAACCACTGGTGAACCTACCGAAGCTTTAACCGGTGAAAACGAAGGATTCGAACTTTTAAAAAGAATTCCAGGAATCGATGTTCTGCTAACCGGACATCAACACCGTGAAATAGCCGCTGTAAATTCTTCAGTCGCTATCGTGCAACCTGGAGACAAAGGACACAACATTGGAAAAGTTTCTTTAACCATTGAAAAGGAAGATGGAAAATCCGCCATTCTTTCTAAGAAAGCTGAACTTATTTCTGCTAAAAATACTATAACCAGTTCCAATATGGCAGAAAAATACAATGGTTTTCAAAATGAAATCGAAGATTGGTTAGATCAAAAAATAGGAGACATAGAGGGTGACATGTGGATCAAGGATCCTTTTCAAGTTCGTTTAACCGGTCATCCTTATATTGATTTTATTCATAAAGTTCAAATGGAGGCAACCGGAACCACCATTTCTGGTACAGCTCTTTTCACAAATGATAGCAAAGGTTTTGGACCAACTGTAACCATGCGTGATATCGTTACGAACTACATTTATCCGAATACGCTGGCAGTCGTAGAAGTAACAGGAAATGACTTAAAACGAGCTTTAGAAAAATCAGCCAGCTACTTTAGTCCATCAGCAAACGGCCAGCTTGAAGTCAGTCCGGCTTTTCTCTACCCTAAAGCTCAACAATACAACTACGATATGTATGCTGGAATCGATTATACCATTGACGTTTCACTTCCAATTGGCAGTCGCATACGCCACCTTAGTTACAATGGCAAACTGATCCAAGAAGACGATCGATTAGAAATTGTTATCAATCAATATCGTGCAGTTGGCGGTGGAAATTATGATATGTTTAGCGCTGATAAAATCATTAGAGAAGTAACCGTTGATATGACCGAACTTATTGCAGAATATTTCAACAAATACTCCCCTATTCAACCTAGCACATTTGCTAACTTTCAAGTTATCCAATCAAAAACAACATTGCTTACTCATTAA
- a CDS encoding MDR family MFS transporter produces the protein MIQEENQNMSFGHVISILGVILMGSFVTILNQTLMSTALPSIMKEFSITATQGQWLTTAYMLINGIMVPITAYLVNRFTTRQLYLFSMIVFSIGTLVAATSSIYSVLIVGRMIQAIGAGIILPLQMIVVLYLFPIEKRGSAMGLIGLAMNFAPAIGPTFSGWVVQNYHWNMLFYFILPFAILDVVVAFFVLKNVGEVGRPKLDLISVIYSTLGFGGLLFGLSNASSHEFMSINVALPLVVGIMALILLVNRCNHSKEPLLNFGIFKYKGYRLNIIISFVLTAGMYGAIILLPIYFQTIRGMTPMESGMILLPGSLVMAVMSPITGRMFDKYGSKKLAVSGLMLVTVGTFIIGLIDINTPIYVIVLLQMVRTLGFALTLMPIQTAAFNAVPLELASHAAAMFNTQRQLAGSMGTALFVVVMMLVSQNKLAEQVTGQLADLAGFQMVFKLVGLLSLVAFIMTLFIKEKPYLPKGKLVENN, from the coding sequence ATGATTCAAGAAGAAAATCAAAATATGTCGTTTGGACATGTGATATCTATTTTAGGAGTTATTTTGATGGGGTCGTTCGTGACTATATTAAATCAAACTCTTATGAGTACGGCTTTACCAAGTATTATGAAAGAATTTTCGATTACAGCTACACAAGGTCAGTGGTTAACAACTGCTTATATGTTGATCAATGGGATTATGGTACCTATTACAGCATATCTGGTAAATCGATTTACAACACGTCAATTGTATCTCTTTTCGATGATCGTTTTCTCAATCGGAACACTTGTTGCTGCTACTTCTAGCATTTATAGTGTATTGATTGTTGGAAGAATGATTCAAGCAATAGGAGCAGGAATTATTTTGCCGCTACAAATGATTGTTGTATTGTACCTTTTCCCAATTGAAAAAAGAGGTTCAGCAATGGGGTTGATTGGTTTAGCAATGAACTTCGCTCCAGCTATTGGACCAACATTTTCAGGTTGGGTAGTACAAAATTACCACTGGAACATGCTATTCTACTTTATCTTACCCTTTGCCATTTTAGATGTTGTAGTTGCCTTCTTCGTCTTGAAAAATGTTGGTGAAGTAGGTCGCCCTAAATTAGATTTAATCAGTGTCATCTATTCAACATTAGGTTTTGGCGGATTATTATTTGGTCTTAGTAACGCTTCTTCACACGAGTTTATGAGTATTAATGTAGCCTTACCTCTAGTTGTAGGGATTATGGCTTTAATTTTACTAGTTAATAGATGTAATCATTCAAAAGAACCATTATTAAACTTTGGTATTTTTAAATACAAAGGATACCGTTTAAACATCATTATTTCATTCGTATTAACGGCAGGAATGTATGGAGCTATAATTTTATTGCCAATTTACTTCCAAACAATACGCGGAATGACACCGATGGAATCAGGAATGATACTCTTACCGGGTTCACTTGTTATGGCTGTGATGAGTCCAATTACTGGTAGAATGTTTGATAAATATGGGTCTAAAAAATTAGCTGTGAGTGGATTGATGTTGGTAACAGTTGGAACATTTATTATTGGATTAATAGATATCAATACACCTATTTATGTTATTGTTTTACTACAAATGGTTCGTACATTAGGTTTTGCATTAACATTAATGCCAATTCAGACAGCAGCGTTCAATGCTGTACCATTAGAATTAGCTTCACATGCTGCAGCAATGTTTAATACTCAACGCCAATTAGCCGGATCAATGGGAACAGCGTTATTTGTTGTTGTGATGATGCTTGTTTCTCAAAATAAACTAGCAGAACAGGTCACAGGTCAACTAGCTGATTTAGCAGGTTTTCAAATGGTCTTTAAATTAGTAGGACTATTGTCATTAGTAGCATTCATTATGACATTGTTTATTAAGGAAAAACCCTATTTACCTAAAGGGAAACTAGTTGAGAATAATTAA
- a CDS encoding fructose bisphosphate aldolase — protein sequence MQKEQFERMKNGQGFIAALDQSGGSTPKALELYGIAPDAYSNETEMFDLVHDMRTRLMTSPAFNSDSILGAILFEQTMDRKVEDLYTADYLWEKKGVVPFLKVDKGLAEETDGVQLMKPNPNLDELLQRANARHIFGTKMRSLIKEANPEAIKKVVDQQFEVGKQIIAAGLIPIIEPEVDINSKDKEKSEALLKNEILSQLDNLSESDNVMLKLSIPTIDNFYEELIEHPRVVRVVALSGGYTREKADEALAHNHGLIASFSRALSEGLSASQSDEEYNTLLKESIKQIYNASIT from the coding sequence ATGCAAAAAGAACAATTTGAACGAATGAAAAACGGACAAGGATTTATTGCAGCATTGGACCAAAGTGGTGGAAGTACTCCAAAAGCTTTAGAACTTTATGGCATTGCACCTGACGCATATTCAAATGAAACTGAAATGTTTGATTTAGTCCATGACATGCGAACTCGTCTAATGACTTCTCCAGCTTTTAATTCCGATTCAATCTTAGGTGCTATTTTATTTGAGCAAACAATGGATCGCAAAGTAGAAGACCTTTATACAGCCGATTATTTATGGGAGAAGAAAGGCGTAGTTCCTTTCTTAAAAGTCGATAAAGGTTTAGCAGAAGAAACTGACGGTGTTCAGTTAATGAAACCTAACCCTAACTTAGATGAATTGTTGCAGAGAGCCAATGCACGCCATATTTTCGGAACAAAAATGCGTTCATTAATTAAAGAAGCCAATCCTGAAGCTATAAAAAAAGTTGTTGACCAACAATTCGAAGTCGGCAAACAAATCATTGCAGCAGGTCTTATTCCCATCATTGAACCAGAAGTGGATATTAACAGCAAAGACAAAGAGAAGTCTGAAGCTCTTTTAAAGAATGAGATTCTGTCTCAACTTGATAACTTAAGCGAATCAGATAATGTCATGTTAAAACTCTCTATTCCTACAATTGATAATTTTTACGAAGAATTGATTGAACATCCTAGAGTTGTGCGAGTAGTAGCTCTTTCAGGTGGTTATACACGTGAAAAAGCTGATGAAGCTTTAGCACACAACCATGGATTGATCGCTAGTTTTTCAAGAGCTTTATCTGAGGGGTTAAGTGCTAGTCAGTCAGACGAAGAATATAATACCTTATTAAAGGAATCCATCAAACAAATTTACAACGCCTCTATCACTTGA
- a CDS encoding metallophosphoesterase, with product MFTGRRLTEAYKNAKVEEFDENSKYIFFSDVHRGNGNISDEFTRNRNIFLHALKYYYNQGYTYIEAGDGDELLEYSDFTYTKNAHREVFDMIKKFFDNDRLIKLYGNHDIALKNQKFVEQNYYTNYDEYTEEFFDFLKGLQPIEALVLKYKKTGQEILTVHGHQGDAPNDQFAFFTMLSLKFFWRFLHGFGIKNPSSPVKNVTKRHKIEKNFGKWIRKNKIMLICGHTHRFKYPKNKDLPYFNTGCCVYPTIITGIEIAEGKVRLVRWQTKVSKKGVLTIKKDTMRGPEPIEEFDMQLEGWNKNNSPL from the coding sequence ATGTTTACAGGAAGACGGTTAACCGAAGCTTACAAAAATGCTAAAGTGGAAGAATTTGATGAGAATTCAAAATATATTTTCTTTAGTGATGTCCACCGAGGTAATGGGAACATATCAGACGAATTTACGCGAAACCGTAACATCTTTCTACACGCTTTAAAGTATTATTATAACCAAGGGTATACTTATATAGAAGCAGGAGATGGAGACGAATTACTAGAATATTCTGATTTTACTTATACAAAAAATGCTCATAGAGAAGTATTCGATATGATTAAAAAGTTTTTTGATAACGATCGATTGATAAAATTATATGGCAACCATGATATTGCTTTGAAAAATCAGAAATTTGTTGAACAAAATTACTACACTAATTACGATGAATACACGGAAGAATTTTTTGATTTTTTAAAAGGGTTACAGCCTATTGAAGCACTGGTGCTGAAATACAAAAAAACAGGGCAAGAAATTTTGACAGTACACGGACATCAAGGGGATGCACCGAATGATCAATTTGCATTTTTTACAATGTTGTCTTTAAAATTCTTCTGGCGCTTTCTCCATGGATTTGGAATTAAAAACCCTTCGAGTCCAGTAAAGAATGTAACCAAAAGACATAAAATCGAGAAAAATTTTGGGAAATGGATAAGAAAGAATAAAATAATGCTCATTTGTGGGCATACACATCGATTTAAATACCCAAAAAATAAAGATCTCCCTTATTTCAATACTGGTTGTTGTGTTTATCCAACGATCATTACAGGAATTGAAATAGCTGAAGGTAAAGTTCGATTAGTACGTTGGCAAACGAAAGTAAGTAAAAAAGGCGTATTGACTATAAAAAAAGATACCATGCGCGGGCCTGAGCCAATTGAGGAATTTGACATGCAGTTGGAAGGTTGGAATAAAAATAATAGTCCACTATAA
- a CDS encoding PTS sugar transporter subunit IIA, which translates to MATLTKELIELGATAETKEEGIRLVGNLLVESGAVNTDYIESMLEREKTVSTYMGNFIAIPHGTDSSKKDIYKTAISVATFPNGIDFSETSDENKVFVLFGIAGKGDEHLDLLSSIAIFCSEIENVQKLIDANTTEEVIELLETANE; encoded by the coding sequence ATGGCAACATTAACCAAAGAATTGATTGAATTAGGAGCAACAGCTGAGACAAAAGAAGAGGGTATTCGTTTAGTAGGTAATTTATTGGTTGAAAGCGGAGCAGTAAATACAGATTATATCGAAAGTATGCTGGAAAGAGAAAAGACTGTTTCTACCTATATGGGAAATTTTATTGCGATTCCTCATGGTACTGATAGTTCAAAAAAAGATATCTACAAAACAGCCATTTCGGTAGCAACCTTCCCAAATGGAATTGATTTTAGTGAAACAAGCGATGAAAATAAAGTCTTTGTGTTATTTGGAATTGCAGGTAAAGGCGACGAACACTTAGACTTGTTATCGTCTATTGCTATTTTTTGTTCAGAAATTGAGAATGTGCAAAAATTGATTGATGCCAATACGACAGAAGAAGTGATTGAATTATTAGAAACTGCAAATGAATAA